Part of the bacterium genome is shown below.
TACACCAGCGACACCCACCTGGTGGATCCGAACTTCGTGTACGTCGGCACCGGCAACGTGACCGCCGCCGGCACCGAGTTCGATCTGGGCATGTTCGTGGCGGGCCAGGAGCTCGTCTTCAGCATCACCGTCCGCGACACGGGCTACACCTTCTTCACCGGCCCGGGCGACCGCAACCCCGACGGCATCGTGCACGCCGCCATCACGGACCTCGGCAACGGCGTCTTCCACGTCGGCTTCGAGGACCTCTACAACGGCGGCGACCTGGACTACGACGACGTGAACCTGGTCATCGAGACCACGGGCATCGTCATCGCCGACGAGGACACCGACGACGACGGCATCCCGGACGACGAGGACAACTGCGTGGTGACCCCGAACCCCGACCAGGCCGACGCCGACGGGGACGGCGAGGGTGACGTCTGTGACGTCTGCCCCAACGACGCCGGCAACGAGGACGCCGACAACGACGGCATCTGCGGCGCCGACGACAACTGCCCGGCGGTCTCCAACAGCAACCAGGCCGACGCCGACGAGGATGGCCTGGGCGACGCCTGCGACGCCTGCCCCAACGACGCGACGAACGACGCCGACGGCGACGGCGTGTGCGAGGACGTGGACAACTGCCCCGGCGCCGCCAACGCCGACCAGGCCAACGCCGACGGCGACGAGGCCGGTGACATCTGCGACCTCTGCCCCAACGACGCGGGCGACGACGCCGACGGTGACGGCGTGTGCGGCGACGTGGACGCCTGCGAGGGCACCGAGCTGACCGAGAGCGTCCCCACCGAGGAGCTGGGCGTGAACCGCTTCGCCCTGATCGACGGCGACGGCGTGTTCGACACCGTCAGCCCCCGCGGCCGTGGCCCCCGCCGCAGCTACACCATCCAGGACACCCACGGCTGCTCCTGCAGCCAGATCATCGAGGCCCTGGACCTGGGCGAGGGTCACACCAAGTTCGGCTGCAGCATCAGCGCCATGGACGACTGGATCGCCACGTTCTGAGCCCCGACGGCCGGCGCCCGTCGGCCGGTTTCCCTTGCCTGATCAGCGACTTGCAGGCCTGAGCGGCCTCGTCGCGCCCCCTCCCCCGACCACGCCGAAGGCAACGCCCATCCCGTCGGGATCCGCCGCCTCGCGGCCAATCCCGGGCCTCTGCATGCAGGGGAGCTGGCGGCCGGACGCCTCAGCCGACGTGGCTGTGGTCCGACTTCTCGATGCGCTCGGCGACGTCGCCCTCCCGGTCCTCCGGGATCTGGCGGACGACCCGCTCGGTGGGCTGGGTCTCCTTCTCGTCCTTGGCGAAGGACTTGCGGAAGTTCTTGATCCCCTTGCCCAGCGCCTCGCCGAGCTGGGGGATGCGGTTGTGGCCGAACACGACCAGCACGATGAGCAGGATGAGCAGGAGCTCACTGCCCCCCGGCATGCTGATCGCCTCGCGGACCGTCGTATCGAGCTGGTTCATGGCGACTCCTTCGGCCATCCACGGCCGGATGGTCGACCGCGATCATAGCAGACGCGGTGATATACGCGGGGGTGTCCCGCAGATCCAGTCCGATGCCGGCTCCCGGTGCCGGGTTCACCCCTCCGTGCCGCTTGCCCGCCGACCGGTGGCCGTGGTACCCCCAAGGCTTCCAACCGGTCCGGAATACGAGTCGTGGCGGCGACCTACGCACTGAGGTTCATCGCGGGCAAGTACAAGGGGGGTCAGTTCCCCCTGCGGCCGAACCGCGAGATGGTGGTGGGGCGCGGCAGCGAGTTCGACATGGTCCTCGACGAGGACATGGTCTCGCGCCGGCACGCGAAGATCGCGACCTACCACGGTCAGATCGTGGTGCAGGACCTCAAGAGCACCAACGGCACCTTCGTGAACGGCGAGCGGGTGACCGTGGCCCGGCTGAAGGTGGGCGACAAGGTCCTGGTGGGCACCTCCATCATGGAGCTGCTGCGGCTGGACGACGGCCCCACCAGCCAGCGCCCCGCCACGCGGACGTCCGGCGCCCCCGCCGAGCCGCCGCCCCCGGACGGCGACGCCCGCCTCGACCGCATGACGCCGCCCATCCGGCAGACGGTGGAGCGCGGCCAGGGCATGTC
Proteins encoded:
- a CDS encoding thrombospondin type 3 repeat-containing protein — translated: MFVAGQELVFSITVRDTGYTFFTGPGDRNPDGIVHAAITDLGNGVFHVGFEDLYNGGDLDYDDVNLVIETTGIVIADEDTDDDGIPDDEDNCVVTPNPDQADADGDGEGDVCDVCPNDAGNEDADNDGICGADDNCPAVSNSNQADADEDGLGDACDACPNDATNDADGDGVCEDVDNCPGAANADQANADGDEAGDICDLCPNDAGDDADGDGVCGDVDACEGTELTESVPTEELGVNRFALIDGDGVFDTVSPRGRGPRRSYTIQDTHGCSCSQIIEALDLGEGHTKFGCSISAMDDWIATF
- the tatA gene encoding twin-arginine translocase TatA/TatE family subunit; this translates as MPGGSELLLILLIVLVVFGHNRIPQLGEALGKGIKNFRKSFAKDEKETQPTERVVRQIPEDREGDVAERIEKSDHSHVG